The proteins below come from a single Anguilla rostrata isolate EN2019 chromosome 3, ASM1855537v3, whole genome shotgun sequence genomic window:
- the LOC135249951 gene encoding immunoglobulin kappa light chain-like isoform X1, producing MPPLCAVLVLFSKVYGLLGENIVQPHALVTAQLGDSVTLPCFYAKDGVLWYRWLKQPLGQKPEQLLMIKNSEPYTIDFNVFINSARLSAKAANGTSNLTVSQVEPSDSATYYCAIWLNNDISFGEGTTLMVLGSESHNRTVVLQQPESESVQPGDSVTLQCTVHNETCAGEHSVYWFRQGSGESPPGIISTHGTRSDECQRSSGAVSPSQSCVYNFPKRNLSLSDAGTYYCAVATCGEILFGNGTNLDVKGNEALPLFCLAGALMLSVILNIVLALNSRKSCENCKGAASNNQESVEDMASKQSQEAAMNYAALTFTTKNPKVRRNKREVEKETVYSDTRFRDRE from the exons Atgccaccactctgtgctgttcttgtgcttttcagcaaagtct ATGGCCTGCTTGGGGAGAACATAGTTCAGCCTCACGCGCTTGTGACAGCTCAGCTGGGAGACAGTGTGACTCTCCCATGTTTCTATGCTAAAGATGGTGTGCTATGGTACAGATGGCTTAAGCAGCCTCTTGGACAGAAGCCTGAGCAAttgttaatgataaaaaattcTGAACCTTATACTATAGATTTCAATGTGTTTATAAACAGTGCGCGCCTCAGTGCTAAAGCAGCAAATGGGACCTCGAACCTGACTGTGTCACAAGTAGAGCCGTCGGATTCAGCCACATACTACTGCGCTATTTGGCTAAACAATGATATCAGCTTTGGAGAAGGAACTACATTAATGGTCCTGG GTTCAGAGTCACACAACAGGACAGTAGTACTGCAGCAGCCCGAGTCTGAGTCAGTGCAGCCAggagactctgtgactctgcagtgtacagtacacaatgagacctgtgcaggagaacacagtgtgtactggttCAGACAGGGCTCAGGAGAGTCCCCTCCAGGAATCATTTCCACCCATGGAACCAGGAGTGATGAGTGCCagaggagctctggggctgtgtctccCTCACAGAGCTGTGTCTACAACTTCCCCAAGAGGAACCTCAGCCTCTCTGATGCTGGGacttactactgtgctgtggccacCTGTGGGGAGATCCTGTTTGGGAACGGAACCAATCTGGATGTTAAGG gaaATGAAGCCCTTCCTCTTTTCTGCTTGGCGGGAGCTTTGATGTTGAGCGTGATCCTAAATATTGTCCTGGCTCTGAACAGTAGAAAAAGCTGTGAGAATTGCAAAG GAGCTGCATCAAACAACCAGGAGAGCGTAGAAGACATGGCGAGCAAACAG agtCAAGAGGCAGCAATGAATTACGCTGCTTTGACTTTCACCACCAAGAACCCCAAAGTGAGGAGGAACAAGAGGGAAGTGGAGAAAGAAACGGTTTACTCCGATACGAGATTTAGAGACCGCGAGTGA
- the LOC135249951 gene encoding uncharacterized protein LOC135249951 isoform X2 — protein sequence MPPLCAVLVLFSKVYGLLGENIVQPHALVTAQLGDSVTLPCFYAKDGVLWYRWLKQPLGQKPEQLLMIKNSEPYTIDFNVFINSARLSAKAANGTSNLTVSQVEPSDSATYYCAIWLNNDISFGEGTTLMVLGSESHNRTVVLQQPESESVQPGDSVTLQCTVHNETCAGEHSVYWFRQGSGESPPGIISTHGTRSDECQRSSGAVSPSQSCVYNFPKRNLSLSDAGTYYCAVATCGEILFGNGTNLDVKGAASNNQESVEDMASKQSQEAAMNYAALTFTTKNPKVRRNKREVEKETVYSDTRFRDRE from the exons Atgccaccactctgtgctgttcttgtgcttttcagcaaagtct ATGGCCTGCTTGGGGAGAACATAGTTCAGCCTCACGCGCTTGTGACAGCTCAGCTGGGAGACAGTGTGACTCTCCCATGTTTCTATGCTAAAGATGGTGTGCTATGGTACAGATGGCTTAAGCAGCCTCTTGGACAGAAGCCTGAGCAAttgttaatgataaaaaattcTGAACCTTATACTATAGATTTCAATGTGTTTATAAACAGTGCGCGCCTCAGTGCTAAAGCAGCAAATGGGACCTCGAACCTGACTGTGTCACAAGTAGAGCCGTCGGATTCAGCCACATACTACTGCGCTATTTGGCTAAACAATGATATCAGCTTTGGAGAAGGAACTACATTAATGGTCCTGG GTTCAGAGTCACACAACAGGACAGTAGTACTGCAGCAGCCCGAGTCTGAGTCAGTGCAGCCAggagactctgtgactctgcagtgtacagtacacaatgagacctgtgcaggagaacacagtgtgtactggttCAGACAGGGCTCAGGAGAGTCCCCTCCAGGAATCATTTCCACCCATGGAACCAGGAGTGATGAGTGCCagaggagctctggggctgtgtctccCTCACAGAGCTGTGTCTACAACTTCCCCAAGAGGAACCTCAGCCTCTCTGATGCTGGGacttactactgtgctgtggccacCTGTGGGGAGATCCTGTTTGGGAACGGAACCAATCTGGATGTTAAGG GAGCTGCATCAAACAACCAGGAGAGCGTAGAAGACATGGCGAGCAAACAG agtCAAGAGGCAGCAATGAATTACGCTGCTTTGACTTTCACCACCAAGAACCCCAAAGTGAGGAGGAACAAGAGGGAAGTGGAGAAAGAAACGGTTTACTCCGATACGAGATTTAGAGACCGCGAGTGA